The Candidatus Thermoplasmatota archaeon nucleotide sequence CGCCCCCGACCTCGCCGACGGGCGGCAACAACAGCAACCCCCCGGCGGGCCCCAAGCCCCAGAACGTCAACGTGACCGTCTCGAAGAACAGCAACGAGGCCCGGACGCCTTGGTCCGTGCCCGTCGAGGCGAACACCTTCCAATCCTTCACCGTGAAGCTCGCCATCTCGGGGTACGACAACAACCCCGCGGCCGCGGGCATCGCGAACATCGTGCTCGAGGTCAAGGACCAGAACAACACGGTCGTCAAGTCGGCGAAGCACCGCGGCGCGGCGGGCACGACGCTCACCCTCGACATCTCGCCCGCGGAGGCCGTCAACCTCGGCGACTGGACCGTCGCGATCCTCCCGCAGAAGGAGGGCGCGGCCGACCTTCCGGAAGGCCTCTACCGCTACACGCTCGACATCAAGATCGTGTACTGAGGCGCGCGTCCCCCGGCCGTTGGAAAAGCGCCATATAGGACGCCGCCCGTTCCGCGTGCGTCATGGACCCCCGCGCGCGCCCGGGCGAGGTCATCGCCGTCTCGGCCATCGGTCGCGACCGGCGCGGCCTCATCGCCGCGCTCTCGGGGACCGTCACCGACCTCGGCGGCAACATCGTCCACGTCGAGCAGTCCTCGATCGCGGGCCTCTTCTCCATGTTCATGCTCGTCGAGCCCGAGAACCTGCCCCCGGGCCTCGACGCCTACCGCTTCGCCTACGAGCTGAGCATGCGCGGCCGAGACCTCGGCCTCGACGTGCGCGCCGAAGTCGAGCGGCCCGAGTCCGCCGCAAGCCGCGTCGACAAGGACCTCCGCGTCATCACGATCGTGGGGTCCGACAAGCCCGGCGTCATGCACGCGATCGCGTCCACGCTCGCGCAGGCGGGCGCGAACATCGAGCGCCTGCACCACGTCGCGCGCGGCGATTTCATGGCGTTCGACATCCTCGCGGACGTGCGCGGCGTCGACTTCGAGCGCCTGCGTCACGACCTCCGCGCGACGTGCGAGCGCGTCGGCGTGGACGCCGTCGTGCAGCCCGACAGCATGTTCCGCACGCGCAAGCGGCTCGTCGTCTTCGACATGGACTCCACGATCGTCGACGGGGAGGTCATCGACGAGCTCGCGCACGCGGCGGGCGTCGGGTCCGTCGTCTCCGAGATCACCGCGAAGGCGATGCGCGGCGAGATCGACTTCCAGGAGGCGCTCAAGGCCCGCGTGCGGCTCCTCAAGGGGCTGCGCGTCGAGGACCTCGAGCGCATCGCGGATTCTCTCAAGCTCACGCCGGGCACGTTCGACCTCGTGACGACGCTCAAGGCGATGGGCTTCCGCCTCGCGCTCATCTCGGGCGGTTTCACGTTCTTCACGGATCGCCTGAAGCGCGACCTCGGCTTCGACCACGCGTTCGCGAACGAGCTCGAGATCAAGGACGGCGTCGTCACGGGCGAGGTCGTGGGCGGCATCATTGACATGGCGCGCAAGGGCGAGATCCTCCGCGAGCTCGCCGCGCTCGAAGGCCTCACGCGGGACGAGGTCGTCGCGATCGGCGACGGCGCGAACGACCAGGTCATGATCCGCAACGCGGGCCTCGGAATCGCGTTCAACGCGAAGGACATCCTCAAGCGCGCGGCGGACGGGTCGATCTCGAAGTCCAACATCCGCGGGCTCCTCTACGCGCTCGGCGCAACGACCGCGGACGTGAAGCGCTTCACCGGCGACGCGTGAGCCGCGCGGCCGCGGCGAGTCCGAGCGCGATCGCAAGGAGCGCGGGGCCCGGCACGCCCCTCGGCGCGGGCGCGGGCTCGACGTCCGGCTCGCC carries:
- the serB gene encoding phosphoserine phosphatase SerB; protein product: MDPRARPGEVIAVSAIGRDRRGLIAALSGTVTDLGGNIVHVEQSSIAGLFSMFMLVEPENLPPGLDAYRFAYELSMRGRDLGLDVRAEVERPESAASRVDKDLRVITIVGSDKPGVMHAIASTLAQAGANIERLHHVARGDFMAFDILADVRGVDFERLRHDLRATCERVGVDAVVQPDSMFRTRKRLVVFDMDSTIVDGEVIDELAHAAGVGSVVSEITAKAMRGEIDFQEALKARVRLLKGLRVEDLERIADSLKLTPGTFDLVTTLKAMGFRLALISGGFTFFTDRLKRDLGFDHAFANELEIKDGVVTGEVVGGIIDMARKGEILRELAALEGLTRDEVVAIGDGANDQVMIRNAGLGIAFNAKDILKRAADGSISKSNIRGLLYALGATTADVKRFTGDA